A window of Spiroplasma syrphidicola EA-1 contains these coding sequences:
- the cysS gene encoding cysteine--tRNA ligase — translation MKVYNTLTRKNEEINQTKFNIYACGPTVYNYIHLGNARAVINADLLVNVLEFQEYEVNYIQNYTDIDDKIINKALAENKTEAEISAFYINAFEEDVKALNIRKPNQNLAISNYVDEIIAFIADLVARGAAYESNGNVYFAIDQFPLQYGKLGNKAIAELNPGERVEADINKRNVNDFTLWKKTSVGILFDSPWGKGRPGWHTECALLIDKFFDHQTIDFHLGGIDLVFPHHENERIQYLAKNNCEITKIWLHNGHLNLEEQKMSKSLGNTILVRDFIAQYDPATLRYLFYSTNFSQPLNVTETVITFAQKETTKIFNILKTINLFLATNNLKWDLSVKGEYVAKALEQLNNNLNTPNVLSIINDMIKIINQQLRNNNLDLTIVGDFYNIIFNLLNFNFTLPVISPEIRALIEEWQEAKTAQDFVKADKIRTQLVEKNIL, via the coding sequence ATGAAAGTTTATAATACGTTAACGCGAAAAAATGAAGAAATTAACCAAACAAAATTTAATATTTATGCTTGTGGTCCAACAGTTTATAATTATATTCATTTAGGAAATGCCCGGGCAGTTATTAATGCTGATTTATTAGTTAACGTTTTAGAATTTCAAGAGTATGAAGTTAATTACATCCAAAATTATACTGATATTGATGACAAAATTATTAACAAAGCGCTTGCTGAAAACAAGACAGAAGCAGAAATTAGTGCTTTTTATATTAATGCCTTTGAAGAAGATGTTAAAGCCTTAAATATCCGTAAACCAAATCAAAATTTAGCAATCAGTAATTATGTTGATGAAATTATTGCTTTTATTGCCGATTTAGTAGCGCGCGGAGCGGCATATGAAAGTAATGGCAATGTTTATTTTGCAATTGACCAATTTCCGTTACAATATGGTAAATTAGGTAATAAAGCGATTGCTGAATTAAATCCAGGGGAACGAGTTGAGGCGGATATAAACAAACGTAATGTTAATGATTTTACGTTGTGAAAAAAAACAAGCGTTGGAATTTTATTTGATTCGCCATGAGGAAAAGGGCGTCCAGGGTGACATACAGAGTGTGCCTTACTAATTGATAAATTTTTTGATCATCAGACAATTGATTTTCATTTAGGGGGAATCGATTTAGTTTTTCCCCACCATGAAAATGAACGAATTCAATATTTAGCAAAAAATAATTGTGAAATTACTAAAATTTGACTTCATAATGGTCATCTAAATTTAGAAGAACAAAAAATGAGTAAATCATTGGGTAATACAATTTTAGTTCGTGATTTTATTGCACAATATGACCCTGCAACTTTACGTTATTTATTTTATTCAACTAATTTTTCCCAACCACTAAATGTCACAGAAACTGTTATTACTTTTGCCCAAAAAGAAACGACAAAAATTTTTAATATTTTAAAAACTATTAATCTTTTTTTAGCAACAAATAATTTAAAATGGGATTTAAGTGTCAAAGGGGAATATGTTGCGAAAGCTTTAGAACAATTAAATAATAATTTGAATACGCCTAATGTTTTATCAATTATTAATGATATGATAAAAATTATTAATCAACAGTTACGGAATAATAATCTTGATTTAACAATTGTTGGTGATTTTTATAATATTATTTTTAACCTGTTAAATTTTAATTTTACCTTACCAGTGATTAGCCCAGAAATTAGAGCATTAATTGAAGAATGACAAGAAGCTAAAACGGCCCAGGATTTTGTTAAAGCTGATAAAATTCGGACACAATTAGTAGAAAAGAATATTTTATAA
- the trmFO gene encoding methylenetetrahydrofolate--tRNA-(uracil(54)-C(5))-methyltransferase (FADH(2)-oxidizing) TrmFO translates to MKTKEVNVIGAGLAGCEIAYQLAKRGIKVNLYEGKTVRQNPVQKLPTFAELVCSNTFRSMSKENAVGILKYELDLLDSFILKMARQNQLPADDALAVDRVNFSNDITTFLKNHPLITIYEEEFLTINPRVVTVIATGPLSSSQWEQQLEKIIGKKNFYYYDGSAPIINKDGIDFSKVYYQNRHNQEKDYLICPMTKSEFELLHQQLVTAETVELANFEKYFKGCQPIEVMAKTSPKILLNGPMSPNHLGKDGGPDPYAVVQLRQDDVHDSLYNLVGWQTNLTWPEQKRIINNYIPGLSKAVIHRYGVLHKNNYINSPKLLNPYLQSKRNSNIFFAGQITGVEGYLESAACGLACGLNVYQYLTNQPLIQFPNETVLGSLLNYVTNPKHKDLKPMKANIGLLPTINGNFTDKQTKNLAIYDRAIARMKEIVGKYHLNDN, encoded by the coding sequence ATGAAAACAAAAGAAGTTAATGTCATTGGTGCCGGGTTAGCGGGGTGTGAAATTGCATACCAATTAGCAAAGCGGGGAATTAAAGTTAATTTGTATGAAGGGAAAACCGTTCGTCAAAATCCCGTCCAAAAATTGCCAACATTTGCTGAGTTAGTTTGTTCAAATACTTTTCGTAGCATGTCAAAAGAAAATGCCGTGGGAATTTTAAAGTATGAATTAGATTTATTAGATTCATTTATTTTAAAAATGGCGAGACAAAACCAATTACCTGCTGATGATGCTCTAGCAGTTGATCGCGTTAATTTTTCAAACGATATTACAACCTTTTTAAAAAACCATCCGCTAATTACGATTTATGAAGAAGAATTCTTAACAATTAATCCACGGGTAGTGACGGTTATTGCAACAGGACCATTATCTTCATCACAGTGAGAGCAACAATTGGAAAAAATCATTGGTAAGAAGAATTTTTACTATTATGATGGTTCAGCTCCAATTATTAATAAAGATGGAATAGATTTTTCAAAAGTTTACTATCAAAATCGCCATAATCAAGAAAAAGATTACTTAATTTGCCCAATGACTAAATCAGAATTTGAATTATTGCATCAGCAATTAGTAACAGCAGAAACTGTTGAATTAGCAAATTTCGAAAAGTATTTTAAAGGATGTCAACCAATTGAAGTAATGGCAAAAACTTCGCCAAAGATTTTATTAAATGGTCCAATGAGCCCTAATCATTTGGGCAAAGATGGTGGTCCTGACCCATATGCTGTTGTCCAACTCCGTCAAGATGATGTTCATGATTCACTGTATAATTTAGTTGGTTGACAGACAAACTTAACTTGACCAGAGCAAAAACGGATTATTAATAACTATATTCCGGGCTTATCAAAAGCTGTGATTCATCGTTATGGGGTCTTGCATAAAAATAATTATATTAATTCCCCAAAATTATTAAATCCATATTTACAGTCAAAAAGGAATAGTAATATTTTTTTTGCTGGCCAAATTACTGGTGTTGAGGGTTACTTAGAATCTGCTGCTTGTGGGCTAGCTTGTGGGTTAAATGTTTATCAGTATTTAACCAATCAGCCTTTAATTCAATTTCCCAATGAAACTGTTTTAGGATCGTTATTGAATTATGTCACAAATCCAAAACATAAAGATTTAAAACCAATGAAAGCTAATATTGGATTATTACCAACCATTAATGGTAATTTTACCGATAAACAAACAAAGAATTTAGCAATTTATGACCGGGCAATCGCAAGGATGAAAGAAATTGTCGGAAAATATCATTTAAACGATAATTAA
- the rlmB gene encoding 23S rRNA (guanosine(2251)-2'-O)-methyltransferase RlmB produces the protein MKEYLYIYGINPVVESLQNDKIFVVELYAVKTSNENETILSLAKKRHLKINYCSKEQLTKLANSNNHQNYLLAIKMPKPVAIEQLVDQSLQNPHPFLLVLDQVVDPQNFGAILRTCDMFNVDGVIILNKRQVSLTPSAVKASAGGFAHVAISEVNNLTNAIEYLKTKGFWIYATELSAKAAPVGDLKYDTPVCLIVGNEGKGVSPKLLKHADFNVYVPTAGHLDSLNVSVATAVLIYQIKMLQQEL, from the coding sequence ATGAAAGAATATCTTTACATTTACGGAATCAATCCAGTTGTTGAAAGCTTACAAAATGATAAAATTTTTGTTGTAGAATTATATGCTGTTAAAACAAGTAATGAAAACGAGACAATTTTAAGTTTAGCAAAAAAACGGCATTTAAAAATAAACTATTGTTCAAAAGAACAATTAACAAAATTAGCGAATAGTAATAATCATCAAAACTATTTGTTAGCAATTAAAATGCCAAAACCAGTGGCAATTGAACAATTAGTTGACCAATCGTTACAAAACCCTCATCCGTTTCTATTAGTTTTAGATCAAGTTGTTGACCCCCAGAACTTTGGAGCTATTTTACGAACTTGTGATATGTTTAATGTTGATGGGGTTATTATTTTAAATAAACGCCAAGTATCATTAACCCCAAGCGCAGTGAAGGCTTCAGCAGGGGGATTTGCGCATGTGGCGATTAGTGAAGTTAATAATTTAACCAATGCAATTGAGTATTTAAAAACAAAAGGGTTTTGAATTTATGCCACTGAATTATCAGCAAAAGCAGCGCCTGTGGGGGATTTAAAATATGATACCCCAGTTTGTTTAATTGTTGGTAATGAAGGGAAAGGGGTTAGTCCCAAATTACTAAAACATGCTGATTTTAATGTTTATGTTCCAACCGCTGGCCACTTAGATTCTTTAAATGTGTCTGTTGCAACGGCAGTTTTAATTTACCAAATTAAAATGCTTCAGCAAGAATTATAA
- the rpmG gene encoding 50S ribosomal protein L33 — protein sequence MREKIILVCPDCLQRNYSTFKNKTTQKERLEISKFCKTCGKHTKHKETR from the coding sequence ATGCGCGAAAAAATTATTTTAGTATGTCCTGATTGTTTACAACGTAACTATTCGACATTTAAAAATAAAACGACTCAAAAAGAAAGATTAGAAATTAGTAAATTTTGTAAAACCTGTGGTAAACATACCAAACATAAGGAAACGAGGTAA
- the secE gene encoding preprotein translocase subunit SecE: protein MAKIDNNKDFEQEVIIEEEIVEVIVDDNKTRKPKAKLSKEAKKAEKIARKNAKAAQVFQRQQAAKASIHVGKKGPADLDAPDGTGKKSFFNRKTEKKKKAEKVNWKLAFREFPVKMAKEVSRIRWASKGSLGRKFLITIAFIAAFAIFYLALDQVLFNILHVAKII from the coding sequence ATGGCAAAAATTGATAATAACAAAGATTTTGAACAAGAAGTTATTATAGAAGAAGAAATTGTTGAAGTTATTGTTGATGACAATAAGACAAGAAAGCCAAAAGCAAAATTATCAAAAGAAGCGAAAAAAGCTGAAAAAATTGCTCGTAAAAATGCTAAAGCAGCCCAAGTTTTTCAACGCCAACAAGCTGCTAAAGCATCGATTCATGTTGGTAAAAAAGGACCTGCAGATTTAGACGCGCCAGATGGAACAGGGAAAAAAAGTTTTTTTAACCGTAAAACGGAGAAAAAGAAAAAAGCTGAAAAAGTTAACTGGAAATTAGCTTTCCGTGAATTTCCAGTTAAAATGGCAAAAGAAGTTAGCCGAATTCGTTGAGCAAGTAAAGGTAGCTTAGGACGTAAGTTTCTAATTACAATTGCTTTTATTGCTGCCTTTGCAATCTTTTATCTAGCCTTAGACCAAGTTCTATTTAATATATTACATGTAGCAAAAATTATCTAA
- the nusG gene encoding transcription termination/antitermination protein NusG, producing the protein MLEEKTILEEQQDSNKSQLETADDLMKYPGKWYVINCYSGHEDRVKDDLIQRVESLNMKDVVFDIRVVKEVVPAKKGKKPTEKNLYPGYIFINMIMNDEAWYIVRNTTGVTGFIGSSGRGTKPFPLTDHEARSMLTKSLAAKAEDKKTAKKVKKVFVANFDLNDYVKILSGPFINMEGQVTKLDNSKGIATVTLEMFGRLTPTEVEFDQCEKLG; encoded by the coding sequence ATGTTGGAAGAAAAAACAATTTTAGAAGAACAACAAGATTCAAATAAGAGCCAGTTAGAAACAGCTGATGACTTAATGAAATATCCAGGAAAATGATATGTAATTAATTGTTATTCAGGCCATGAAGACCGGGTAAAAGATGACTTAATTCAGAGAGTTGAATCATTAAATATGAAAGACGTTGTTTTTGATATTAGAGTAGTAAAAGAAGTTGTCCCAGCTAAAAAAGGGAAAAAACCAACGGAAAAAAACTTATATCCGGGGTATATTTTTATTAATATGATTATGAATGATGAGGCTTGATATATTGTCCGTAATACAACTGGTGTTACAGGATTTATTGGTTCATCAGGACGAGGAACAAAACCATTCCCATTAACAGATCATGAAGCACGCTCAATGTTAACAAAATCATTAGCCGCTAAAGCAGAAGATAAAAAAACGGCAAAAAAAGTGAAAAAAGTTTTTGTCGCAAATTTTGATTTAAATGACTATGTTAAAATTTTGTCAGGACCATTTATCAATATGGAAGGACAAGTTACAAAATTAGATAATTCAAAAGGGATCGCAACAGTTACTCTTGAAATGTTTGGTCGTTTGACCCCAACAGAAGTTGAATTTGACCAGTGCGAAAAATTAGGTTAA
- a CDS encoding DNA-3-methyladenine glycosylase, with the protein MINFKNRITATTFFTANACSVAEQLLGKYLVRVIDSKRIVAKIVEVEAYDGAEDDANHGFNNRRTTRNEPLFWAGGFAHVFLIYGCHNCFNVITDQNDIPSAVLIRAGEIIIDERDPNFVTNPQLANGPGKFSRYLAIARGLDRVDLITSEEIYLIDNLAVPLANIIRTKRINVDYATNYKTKPYRFYIKDSKAVSKG; encoded by the coding sequence ATGATTAATTTTAAAAACCGAATTACGGCCACAACATTTTTTACAGCTAATGCTTGTAGTGTTGCTGAACAATTATTAGGAAAATACCTCGTGCGTGTTATTGATAGTAAGCGGATTGTTGCAAAAATTGTTGAAGTTGAAGCATATGATGGCGCTGAGGATGATGCAAATCACGGCTTTAACAATCGGCGAACAACTCGCAATGAACCACTATTTTGGGCGGGAGGTTTTGCCCACGTTTTTTTGATTTATGGTTGTCATAATTGTTTTAATGTAATTACTGACCAAAACGATATTCCCAGTGCTGTTTTAATTCGGGCTGGGGAAATTATTATTGATGAACGAGACCCTAACTTTGTTACAAATCCGCAATTAGCTAACGGGCCAGGCAAGTTTTCCCGTTATTTAGCAATTGCTCGTGGCCTTGATCGTGTTGATTTAATAACTAGTGAGGAAATATATTTAATTGATAATCTTGCTGTTCCATTGGCAAATATTATTAGAACAAAGCGCATTAATGTTGATTATGCGACGAATTATAAAACAAAACCATATCGGTTTTATATTAAAGATAGCAAGGCTGTATCGAAAGGATAA
- a CDS encoding HNH endonuclease signature motif containing protein, producing MSNKKEHEEVWKTHPEFPYYEFSSLGQVRNKITKEIKEVKRPKNSNYYVLRRKDEGKIKTKFLHKIMVELFIGPVPPNMTIDHINGNPRDNRAANLEIVTKKENTRRQIKMWSHPHSFYNRDLVAAHSEKRWVYNGKIYNWIEILKLLHAQGIIYYQVKWESGKDGRIGRLPNGEFVQRVKNIEKWQDENLDEF from the coding sequence GTGAGTAATAAAAAAGAACACGAAGAAGTCTGAAAAACTCATCCGGAGTTTCCCTATTATGAGTTTAGTAGTTTAGGACAAGTTAGGAATAAAATAACAAAAGAAATCAAAGAAGTAAAACGACCAAAAAATAGTAATTATTATGTTTTACGACGCAAAGATGAGGGTAAAATTAAAACAAAGTTTTTACATAAAATTATGGTTGAATTATTTATCGGTCCTGTTCCGCCAAATATGACAATTGACCATATTAATGGGAATCCTCGTGATAATCGCGCTGCTAACCTTGAAATTGTTACTAAAAAAGAAAATACTCGTCGCCAAATTAAAATGTGATCACATCCCCATAGTTTTTATAATCGTGACTTAGTTGCCGCCCATAGTGAAAAGCGCTGAGTTTATAATGGCAAAATTTATAATTGAATTGAAATCTTAAAATTATTACACGCTCAGGGAATCATTTATTATCAAGTAAAATGAGAAAGTGGTAAAGACGGGCGGATTGGACGATTACCAAATGGGGAATTTGTTCAACGGGTTAAAAATATTGAAAAGTGACAAGATGAAAATCTTGATGAATTTTAA
- a CDS encoding isochorismatase family protein, protein MKKALIVVDYQHDFVNPTGSLYVRDAEKLLPKIKALIAQYHQENNLVIATKDYHPENHCSFTIWPPHCRQNTPGAELYHLPETTFAKIITKGTRQNSDSYSAFFDDDQTSNGLHEFLQANEVTMISIIGVALDVCVSATLKDAIKLNYQGEVLLDYCVGLENKITF, encoded by the coding sequence ATGAAAAAAGCTCTAATTGTTGTTGATTATCAACATGATTTTGTTAATCCCACTGGCTCATTGTATGTTCGGGATGCCGAAAAACTTTTACCAAAAATTAAGGCCTTAATTGCACAATATCACCAAGAAAATAATCTTGTAATTGCAACAAAAGATTATCATCCGGAAAATCACTGTTCTTTTACAATTTGGCCTCCTCATTGTCGTCAAAATACTCCGGGAGCAGAACTATATCATCTGCCAGAAACAACTTTTGCTAAAATAATTACAAAAGGAACCCGTCAAAATTCCGATAGTTATAGTGCTTTTTTTGATGACGATCAGACAAGTAATGGCTTGCATGAATTCTTACAAGCAAACGAAGTTACCATGATTTCAATTATTGGCGTTGCTTTAGATGTTTGTGTCTCAGCGACTTTAAAAGATGCCATTAAATTAAATTACCAAGGAGAAGTATTATTAGATTATTGTGTTGGGTTAGAAAATAAAATTACTTTTTAA
- the rsmG gene encoding 16S rRNA (guanine(527)-N(7))-methyltransferase RsmG, translated as MIEIIKKHLPELTVTTQQAEQLQKYYQYLIEQNAVMNLTTITNEEEVYYKHFLDSLLLLKKYQFTDNILVCDVGSGAGFPGIVLKIFVPQIKLTIIEALEKRCRFLRNLVQTLGLSNVEIIHDRVEQYSRLHPEQFDLVLTRAVANLSVLLELVSQLVKVTGTVICYKGPKVHEEINSAQKTLGELNFVLTKTDHEMVTEIGERYFCYFTKVKKTSLKYPRHFNQIKKSPIG; from the coding sequence ATGATTGAAATAATTAAAAAACACTTGCCAGAGTTAACAGTAACAACCCAGCAAGCCGAACAACTTCAAAAATATTATCAATATTTAATTGAACAAAATGCCGTTATGAATTTAACAACAATTACTAATGAAGAAGAAGTTTATTATAAACATTTTTTAGATTCTTTACTGTTATTAAAAAAATATCAGTTTACCGATAATATCCTAGTTTGTGATGTTGGGAGTGGCGCTGGTTTCCCAGGGATTGTTTTAAAAATTTTTGTCCCACAGATAAAATTAACAATTATTGAAGCCCTTGAAAAAAGGTGTCGTTTTTTAAGGAATTTAGTCCAAACGCTTGGTTTAAGTAATGTTGAAATTATTCATGATCGTGTTGAACAGTATAGTCGTTTGCATCCAGAACAATTTGATCTTGTTTTAACTCGCGCGGTTGCTAATTTGAGTGTCTTATTAGAACTTGTATCCCAGTTAGTAAAAGTAACAGGTACAGTTATTTGTTATAAGGGTCCAAAAGTACACGAAGAAATTAACAGTGCCCAAAAGACTTTGGGGGAATTAAATTTTGTTTTAACAAAAACCGACCATGAAATGGTCACTGAAATTGGGGAACGTTATTTTTGTTATTTTACAAAAGTTAAAAAAACATCGTTAAAATACCCTCGTCATTTTAATCAAATAAAAAAAAGCCCAATTGGCTAA
- a CDS encoding ParA family protein encodes MGKIIAITNQKGGVGKTTTSINLAAGLSRHGKKILLIDIDPQGNATTGIGANKDEIQESMYDVLIGQATLKSIIIPDVIESIDLAPATISLAGADVYLMEHSEENQNILLERIKPVRDNYDFILIDCPPSLGLINRNALACADSVLIPIQAEYYALEGLAQLLSSIRFVQKMFNKDLTIEGIVLTMFDSRTKLSFEVMSEVKKYFNEKVYKTHIPRNIKISESPSHGLSIFDYDKGGAGAVAYEELVKEVLANNGK; translated from the coding sequence ATGGGAAAAATTATTGCAATTACAAACCAAAAAGGAGGGGTTGGAAAAACAACCACTTCAATTAACTTAGCAGCGGGATTATCTCGTCATGGCAAAAAAATTCTTTTAATCGATATTGATCCTCAGGGAAATGCAACAACCGGAATAGGGGCCAATAAAGATGAAATCCAAGAAAGCATGTATGATGTTTTGATTGGCCAAGCAACTTTAAAGAGTATTATTATTCCAGATGTGATTGAAAGCATTGATTTAGCGCCAGCAACAATTTCATTAGCGGGAGCTGATGTTTACTTAATGGAACACTCGGAAGAAAATCAAAATATTTTATTAGAACGAATTAAACCAGTGCGAGATAATTATGATTTTATTTTAATTGATTGTCCCCCATCATTGGGATTAATCAATCGTAATGCTTTAGCATGTGCTGATTCAGTTTTAATTCCAATTCAAGCTGAGTATTATGCCTTAGAAGGATTAGCCCAATTATTGAGTTCAATTCGTTTTGTCCAAAAAATGTTTAATAAAGATTTAACAATTGAAGGAATTGTCTTAACAATGTTTGATTCAAGAACAAAATTATCATTTGAGGTAATGAGCGAAGTTAAAAAATACTTTAATGAAAAAGTCTATAAAACACATATTCCCCGCAATATTAAAATTAGTGAGTCACCTTCACATGGCTTAAGTATTTTTGATTATGACAAAGGTGGAGCCGGAGCTGTGGCCTATGAAGAATTAGTGAAAGAGGTGTTAGCAAATAATGGCAAATAA
- a CDS encoding ParB/RepB/Spo0J family partition protein, giving the protein MANNKSRLSAKGLDKIFGEGITDVINEIENNEELKSSATEIILAEVLPNPHQPRKVFNDDELKELSKSIVEHGLIQPIIVKKTTNGYYLVAGERRVRAARLANLTKLPAIIVDFNDQQMKEVALIENIQRVDLNAIEEAIAYKELLELLKLTQDALSERIGKSRSHIANTIRLLSLPKEVQDYVLTGKLTMGQVKPLISLKLSDSELKNLVEKIVTDNLSARQVEDLVKEQGGGKTSPAKKVQKRSINEFLENKIMRKLGTKVTVEEKKIIINYVGVKDLNRILEILGLTDD; this is encoded by the coding sequence ATGGCAAATAATAAAAGTAGATTAAGTGCAAAAGGCTTAGATAAAATTTTTGGTGAAGGGATTACTGATGTTATTAACGAAATCGAAAATAATGAAGAGTTAAAAAGTAGTGCAACAGAAATTATCTTAGCAGAAGTTTTACCAAATCCGCACCAACCGCGAAAAGTTTTTAATGATGACGAGTTAAAAGAATTATCAAAATCAATTGTTGAACATGGTTTAATTCAACCAATTATTGTTAAAAAAACAACAAATGGTTATTACTTAGTTGCCGGAGAGCGAAGAGTACGGGCTGCCCGCCTAGCTAATTTAACAAAATTACCAGCAATTATTGTTGATTTTAATGATCAACAAATGAAAGAAGTAGCGTTGATTGAAAACATTCAACGTGTTGACTTAAACGCAATTGAAGAAGCAATTGCTTATAAAGAATTACTTGAGTTATTAAAATTAACCCAAGATGCGTTAAGTGAAAGAATTGGGAAATCACGTAGTCATATTGCTAATACAATTCGGCTATTAAGTTTGCCAAAAGAAGTACAAGACTATGTTTTAACTGGAAAATTAACAATGGGACAAGTTAAACCTTTAATTAGTTTAAAGTTAAGTGATAGTGAACTAAAAAATTTGGTGGAAAAAATTGTTACTGATAATCTTAGTGCTCGTCAAGTTGAAGACTTAGTAAAAGAACAAGGTGGGGGAAAAACAAGTCCTGCTAAAAAAGTTCAAAAGCGTTCAATTAATGAGTTTTTGGAAAATAAAATCATGCGTAAACTAGGAACAAAAGTGACAGTTGAAGAGAAAAAAATTATTATTAATTATGTTGGAGTCAAAGATTTAAACCGTATTTTAGAAATTTTAGGTTTAACAGATGATTAA
- the ychF gene encoding redox-regulated ATPase YchF has product MSLKMGIVGLPNVGKSTLFNAITNSQVEAANYPFATINPNVGTVEVPDERLDAMAKIFEPNKTIHTTFEFYDIAGLIAGASKGEGLGNAFLQNIRETDAICMVIRCFDSKDITHVEGTVDPIRDIEIINLELMISDQEQIKKRLDKVAKRAQTLKQKDDVIEYNILLKLEEQLNQNLLLKDLVLTEEEYQVIKNFNLLTIKPFIYAANISEEDLKAGDNEHVQKVKAYAAKHQIEVVTICAKIEEELSSLSADEKAIFMAEYGIIESGLSQLIRKSYYLLGLETFFTAGKQELRAWTFKKGSTAPECAGVIHTDFQKGFIKADVYSYDDLIKYGSEKAVKENGRLRSEGKTYIMQDGDVCFFKFNV; this is encoded by the coding sequence ATGTCTTTAAAAATGGGAATAGTTGGTTTACCAAATGTTGGTAAATCAACGTTATTTAATGCAATTACAAACTCACAAGTTGAAGCGGCCAATTATCCGTTTGCGACAATTAATCCAAATGTTGGAACAGTCGAAGTGCCAGATGAGCGTCTTGATGCGATGGCCAAGATTTTTGAACCAAATAAAACAATTCATACTACTTTTGAGTTTTATGATATTGCCGGATTAATTGCGGGAGCTAGTAAAGGGGAAGGATTAGGGAATGCCTTTTTACAAAATATTCGTGAAACTGATGCAATTTGTATGGTTATTCGTTGTTTTGATAGTAAAGATATCACCCATGTTGAAGGAACAGTTGATCCGATTCGTGATATTGAAATTATTAATTTGGAATTAATGATTTCTGACCAAGAACAAATTAAAAAAAGGTTAGATAAAGTCGCAAAACGTGCCCAAACTTTAAAACAAAAAGATGATGTGATTGAATACAATATTTTATTAAAATTGGAAGAACAATTAAATCAAAACTTATTATTGAAAGATTTAGTTTTAACAGAGGAAGAATACCAAGTTATTAAAAACTTTAACTTGTTAACAATTAAGCCGTTTATTTATGCTGCAAATATTAGCGAAGAAGACTTAAAAGCTGGTGATAATGAGCATGTCCAAAAAGTGAAAGCGTATGCCGCAAAACATCAGATTGAAGTTGTAACCATTTGTGCAAAAATTGAAGAGGAATTATCTTCATTAAGCGCTGATGAAAAAGCCATTTTTATGGCTGAATATGGAATTATTGAATCAGGATTAAGCCAATTAATTCGTAAATCATACTATTTATTAGGTTTAGAAACTTTCTTTACCGCTGGGAAGCAAGAATTACGCGCTTGGACTTTTAAAAAGGGTTCAACAGCTCCTGAATGTGCTGGGGTTATTCATACTGATTTCCAAAAAGGATTTATTAAAGCCGATGTCTATTCATACGATGATTTAATCAAGTATGGTAGTGAAAAAGCTGTCAAAGAAAATGGCCGCTTACGTAGTGAAGGAAAAACATATATTATGCAAGATGGTGATGTTTGCTTCTTCAAATTTAATGTTTAG
- the ispF gene encoding 2-C-methyl-D-erythritol 2,4-cyclodiphosphate synthase — translation MRIGHSYDLHNLLPGTGFYLGGIFIPTNFAVEAISDGDVLLHTIGEAIIGALGYGDLGQWFKPTTEKFSSTKIINHALGLLKKDGYQIINIDTTVIIDEPKLSPFREKIKANLGQLLELSDKQINLKFTTTEKNFPTIIQAQAVVLLQKL, via the coding sequence ATGAGAATAGGTCATAGTTATGATCTCCATAATTTATTGCCAGGAACAGGTTTTTATTTGGGAGGGATTTTTATTCCTACCAATTTTGCTGTTGAAGCAATTTCAGATGGTGATGTTTTATTACATACAATTGGGGAAGCAATTATTGGGGCTTTAGGTTATGGTGATTTAGGACAATGATTTAAACCAACAACCGAAAAATTCTCATCAACTAAAATTATTAACCATGCATTAGGGTTATTAAAAAAAGATGGTTATCAAATTATCAACATTGATACGACCGTCATCATTGATGAACCAAAATTAAGTCCTTTTCGCGAAAAGATAAAAGCAAATTTAGGGCAATTATTAGAACTTAGTGATAAGCAAATTAATTTGAAATTTACGACAACCGAAAAAAACTTTCCAACAATAATTCAAGCCCAAGCAGTGGTTTTATTACAGAAATTATAA